A single window of Tamandua tetradactyla isolate mTamTet1 chromosome 25, mTamTet1.pri, whole genome shotgun sequence DNA harbors:
- the HBS1L gene encoding HBS1-like protein isoform X2, whose protein sequence is MARHRNIRGYNYDEDFEDDDLYGQSVEDDYCISPSTAAQFIYSRRDKPSVVEPVEEYDYEVLKESSNSFLNHQLSGVDQARLYSCVDHLREILGDAVPDEILIEAVLKNKFDVQKALAVVLEQDKMQNLKVKNEGQLSTGKISKGVFCSSEVSADNVQSSCPSAANHLDCSSTPFDISGPVEKYGLYHNSSVKPSHCLFHKTKKLDRPKSEKKQESCKLTQELSLADLINDMPRNSFYESCKSRPSVRLSSTHNLDSHLSKSLGADLLKLQLSECVPNDDSEFKGIPDLKSLLIKNPPSNSLCIQNKPLPDFQNTPIQNHSGSLNNPRLHLTNSLENMTLDNLNTGKKTEFGSISLVEQSIKNYIFKNDSLQLSQCESPSLPELFQEHKENNPSECFTLSHPCNRPSASFTDLSLESSPLSQLANQCQSSTEIPELTGSLSSLTFCKASPTRDLENLSLSDLIAETIDVDRSQIKKDSFNPSLSEIRPPGIDSSIDLSVLIKNPESVPKPIIDQSVMPIPGTKVLSSKLGKHSNFTQDNKKNSNVSMTRKLPFSLSWTKALAARPSAFASTLCLRYPPKNCKRRTLDLYKTFLYSRQVQDIKDKEISPLISITPFDFKSASPDDIVKANQKKAFTRE, encoded by the exons ATGGCCCGGCATCGGAATATCCGAGGCTATAACTACGATGAAG attttgaaGATGATGATCTTTATGGCCAGTCCGTAGAGGATGATTATTGTATTTCACCATCAACAG CTGCTCAGTTTATTTATTCACGACGTGACAAACCTTCCGTTGTTGAGCCAGTAGAAGAATATGATTATGAAGTACTGAAAGAATCCTCCAATTCTTTTTTGAACCACCAGCTCAGTGGAGTTGATCAAG CTCGTCTTTATTCATGCGTTGATCACTTGAGAGAGATACTTGGAGATGCTGTGCCAGATGAAATATTAATTGAAGCAGTTCTGAAAAACAAGTTTGATGTGCAGAAGGCGTTAGCTGTGGTTCTGGAACAAGATAAAATGCAGAACTTGAAGGTCAAGAATGAGGGGCAACTATCTACAGGAAAGATATCAAAAg GAGTTTTTTGTTCTTCTGAAGTTTCAGCTGATAATGTTCAAAGCTCTTGTCCTTCAGCAGCAAACCATTTGGATTGCAGTAGCACTCCCTTTGATATTTCTGGCCCAgtagaaaaatatggattatatcATAACTCTTCAGTTAAACCAAGTCACTGTTTATTCCATAAAACAAAGAAACTTGACAGAcctaaaagtgaaaagaaacaagaatcatGTAAGTTAACACAAGAGCTGTCACTAGCTGACCTGATTAATGATATGCcaagaaactcattttatgaatcgTGTAAAAGTCGGCCATCAGTCAGATTATCATCCACTCACAACCTGGACAGCCATCTTTCAAAGAGTCTAGGTGCTGATTTGTTAAAACTTCAACTATCTGAATGTGTTCCCAATGATGATTCTGAGTTCAAAGGGATACCAGATTTAAAATCCTTATTGATAAAGAACCCACCTAGTAACTCTTTATGTATTCAAAATAAGCCACTACCTGATTTCCAAAATACTCCAATACAAAACCATTCAGGAAGTTTAAATAATCCTCGTTTACACCTAACTAACTCACTGGAAAACATGACTCTTGATAATTTAAATACTGGTAAAAAGACTGAATTTGGAAGTATTTCTTTAGTTGAACAAAGTATcaagaattacatttttaaaaatgacagtttGCAGTTGTCCCAGTGTGAAAGTCCTTCCCTACCTGAACTATTTcaggaacacaaagaaaataatccTAGTGAGTGCTTTACTTTATCTCATCCTTGTAACAGGCCGTCTGCCAGTTTCACGGATCTAAGTTTGGAATCCTCTCCCCTGTCACAACTAGCAAATCAGTGTCAGTCTTCAACTGAAATACCAGAATTAACAGGATCTCTATCATCTTTGACATTTTGTAAAGCTTCTCCCACAAGAGACCTTGAGAATTTGTCACTTTCTGACTTGATTGCAGAAACGATTGATGTAGACAGATCTCAGATTAAGAAAGATTCCTTTAACCCCAGTTTATCTGAAATTAGGCCTCCTGGAATAGATTCAAGTATTGATCTTAGTGTTCTTATAAAAAACCCAGAGTCTGTTCCAAAACCTATAATAGATCAATCAGTTATGCCAATACCAGGAACTAAAGTTCTAAGTTCAAAGTTAGGAAAACATTCCAATTTCACTCAAGACAATAAGAAAAACAGTAACGTCTCTATGACTAGGAAACTACCTTTTTCTCTGTCTTGGACCAAGGCCCTTGCTGCTAGACCTTCAGCTTTTGCTTCAACACTGTGTCTTCGTTACCCACCGAAAAACTGCAAGCGACGCACCCTTGACCTTTATAAGACTTTTCTTTATAGTAGACAAGTTCAAGACataaaggataaagaaataagTCCTCTTATATCTATAACACCATTTGACTTCAAATCAGCATCTCCTGatgacattgtaaaagctaatcaAAAGAAGGCTTTTACTAGAGAAtag